A genomic window from Deltaproteobacteria bacterium includes:
- a CDS encoding MaoC family dehydratase: MRYFEDFAEGQVYELGEASISEAEILEFARKYDPQPFHVDQAAAQHSMFRGLIASGWQTASMYMGLLVRGLLLDSASLGSAGVDELRWLKPVRPGDVLRGRVTITSVRPSSKSPSRGTVATFGELFDRQGERVYFVRSSGMFARRPR, encoded by the coding sequence ATGCGTTACTTCGAAGACTTCGCCGAGGGACAGGTCTACGAGCTGGGGGAGGCGAGCATCAGCGAGGCCGAGATTCTCGAGTTCGCCCGCAAGTACGATCCGCAACCGTTCCACGTCGACCAGGCGGCGGCGCAGCACTCGATGTTCCGCGGGCTGATCGCGAGCGGCTGGCAAACCGCGTCGATGTACATGGGCCTGCTCGTGCGCGGGCTGCTGCTGGATTCGGCGAGCCTGGGGTCGGCCGGCGTCGATGAATTGCGCTGGCTCAAACCGGTGCGCCCCGGCGACGTGCTGCGGGGGCGCGTCACCATCACATCCGTGAGACCGTCGTCGAAGAGCCCCAGCCGCGGCACCGTGGCTACGTTCGGGGAGCTCTTCGACAGGCAGGGGGAACGCGTCTACTTCGTGCGGTCTTCCGGGATGTTCGCGCGCCGGCCGCGCTAG
- a CDS encoding M20/M25/M40 family metallo-hydrolase, producing MLLALACVALAATAVETEARQILDQLLRVDTSHGNETAALQPVLARFQQAGIRAQILESAPGRGNLIARVPGTGKKRPLLLLAHIDVVPVEGQPWTVPPFQPTEKDGFLYARGVSDDKAMAAAFTAIALEAARGPQKLSHDLIVALTAGEETGGLVGVRWLAQNHRDLLDAELALNEGGSLLVAPDLSRMEAVQIGVAEKTFQSYHLTVKGKGGHSSVPPTDVDPVVTLARALQRIGELRFPAKVTPEAREGIALSARYEKPPLSDALKRVADTGTVSPEDDALISKDRLANAQLRTTCVTTMLKAAPQDNVLPTTAEATVNCRILPDETREQTQTKLAQAIGDAAVDLKPTEDFYSAKPSPIAGAVNDAVHAAARAVWGDVAVVHAMGTGATDSRHLREVGIQSYGLGGAPGTREDARAGRAAHGADERRPIRWIGDGVRFLREVTLQLAR from the coding sequence ATGCTTCTCGCGCTCGCCTGCGTCGCGCTCGCGGCCACCGCCGTCGAAACCGAAGCCCGCCAGATCCTCGACCAGCTCCTGCGCGTCGATACGAGCCACGGCAACGAGACGGCGGCGCTGCAGCCGGTGCTTGCCCGCTTCCAGCAGGCGGGCATTCGCGCGCAGATCCTCGAGTCGGCGCCGGGGCGTGGAAATCTGATCGCCCGCGTCCCCGGGACCGGCAAGAAGCGGCCGCTGCTCCTGCTCGCACACATCGACGTCGTGCCGGTGGAAGGGCAACCATGGACGGTGCCGCCGTTCCAGCCTACCGAGAAGGACGGCTTTCTCTATGCGCGCGGCGTCAGCGACGACAAGGCGATGGCCGCCGCGTTCACCGCCATCGCGCTGGAAGCGGCGCGCGGTCCGCAGAAGCTCTCGCACGACCTGATCGTCGCGCTCACGGCGGGCGAGGAGACGGGCGGGCTGGTCGGCGTGAGGTGGCTGGCGCAGAACCACCGTGATCTGCTCGATGCCGAGCTGGCGTTGAACGAGGGCGGAAGCCTGCTCGTGGCGCCCGATCTTTCGCGGATGGAAGCAGTGCAGATCGGCGTGGCCGAGAAGACCTTCCAGAGCTACCACCTGACCGTGAAGGGAAAGGGCGGTCATTCGTCCGTGCCGCCCACGGATGTCGATCCGGTCGTGACGCTCGCCCGCGCCCTGCAGCGGATTGGCGAGCTGCGGTTTCCTGCCAAGGTCACCCCGGAGGCGCGCGAAGGGATCGCCCTCTCCGCCCGATACGAGAAGCCGCCGCTGTCCGACGCGCTCAAGCGCGTGGCGGATACGGGCACCGTCTCGCCCGAGGACGATGCCCTGATCAGCAAGGACCGGCTTGCGAATGCCCAGCTCCGCACTACCTGCGTGACGACCATGCTGAAAGCCGCGCCGCAGGACAACGTCTTGCCCACCACGGCGGAAGCGACTGTGAATTGCCGCATCCTGCCCGATGAGACGCGGGAGCAGACCCAGACGAAGCTGGCGCAGGCCATCGGCGATGCGGCCGTCGACCTGAAGCCGACGGAAGACTTCTACTCGGCGAAGCCGTCGCCGATCGCTGGCGCGGTGAACGATGCCGTGCACGCTGCCGCACGCGCCGTCTGGGGTGATGTGGCAGTCGTGCACGCGATGGGGACCGGCGCGACGGATTCGCGGCACCTGCGCGAAGTCGGCATCCAGTCCTATGGCCTCGGCGGCGCTCCGGGGACCCGCGAGGACGCTCGCGCCGGCCGCGCGGCGCACGGCGCGGACGAGCGGCGTCCGATCCGCTGGATCGGCGACGGCGTCAGGTTCCTGCGCGAGGTGACGCTGCAACTGGCGAGATAG
- a CDS encoding DUF72 domain-containing protein: MTVHVGTSGYNYEAWRGSFYPEDLSSKKMLGYYAEQFDTVEINYSFYRKPTTKILEGWAAQVPERFRFALKAWQRITHQKRLRESSELVEGFVDAARTLGARLAPVLYQLPPNLKADLPLLRNFLQQLPRDLRAAFEFRHASWFADETYAALRDAGAALCIAENEELATPAVRTADFGYLRLRRQDYDSAALLKWAEFVKTYTGEVFVYFKHEDSAAGTEYARRFASLAKS, from the coding sequence GTGACGGTGCACGTCGGCACCAGCGGATACAACTACGAAGCCTGGAGAGGCAGCTTCTACCCCGAGGACCTCTCGTCAAAGAAGATGCTCGGGTACTACGCGGAGCAGTTCGATACCGTCGAGATCAACTATTCGTTCTACCGCAAGCCGACGACGAAGATCCTCGAGGGATGGGCGGCGCAGGTGCCGGAACGGTTCCGGTTCGCGCTCAAGGCATGGCAGCGAATCACGCACCAGAAGCGGCTGCGGGAGAGCAGCGAGCTGGTGGAAGGATTCGTGGACGCGGCTCGTACGCTCGGCGCGCGACTGGCCCCCGTGCTTTACCAGCTCCCTCCGAATCTGAAGGCGGACTTGCCGCTCCTACGAAACTTTCTCCAGCAGCTCCCTCGCGACCTGCGTGCGGCCTTCGAGTTCCGCCACGCGAGCTGGTTCGCGGATGAGACGTACGCAGCCTTGCGCGACGCCGGGGCGGCGCTGTGCATCGCGGAGAACGAGGAGCTGGCGACGCCCGCGGTGCGCACGGCGGACTTCGGGTACCTGCGTCTGCGCCGCCAGGACTACGACTCTGCGGCTTTATTGAAATGGGCAGAGTTCGTGAAGACGTACACCGGCGAGGTCTTCGTCTACTTCAAGCACGAAGATTCTGCGGCCGGGACGGAATACGCCAGGCGCTTCGCATCTCTCGCAAAGTCGTAG
- a CDS encoding tetratricopeptide repeat protein, giving the protein MSGYGAREVAKMLGLSVSQVRAYVRAGFLEPTRGPRGELRFSFQDLVLLRTAQGLVSARIAPRRVRSALRKLKEQLPEGRPLRGVHIHAEGDRIVVGDDRASWSPESGQVLFDFETKELARKVAPLQIRARGGDASDWYERACDLEETAPDDAAAAYRRTLELDPSHAGAWVNLGRLLHEAGDARAAAQHYRKAIELNPDNGVALFNLGVALEDLRMPEEAILAYRTALAADAACADAHYNLSQLYEARGEGTAALRHLRTYRKLVQA; this is encoded by the coding sequence ATGAGCGGCTACGGAGCGCGCGAGGTGGCGAAGATGCTCGGCCTCTCCGTGTCACAGGTGCGCGCGTACGTGCGCGCGGGCTTCCTCGAGCCTACGCGGGGGCCGCGCGGCGAGCTGCGGTTCTCCTTCCAGGATCTGGTGCTGCTGCGCACGGCGCAAGGGCTGGTCTCCGCGCGCATTGCGCCGCGGCGCGTGCGCAGCGCATTGCGCAAGCTGAAGGAGCAGCTTCCCGAAGGCAGGCCGCTGCGCGGCGTCCACATCCACGCGGAGGGAGATCGCATCGTCGTCGGCGACGATCGCGCCTCGTGGAGCCCGGAGTCGGGACAGGTGCTCTTCGACTTCGAGACGAAGGAGCTGGCCCGCAAGGTGGCGCCGCTGCAGATCCGGGCCCGCGGCGGCGACGCCTCCGACTGGTACGAGCGCGCCTGCGATCTGGAAGAAACGGCACCGGATGACGCGGCGGCCGCGTACCGCCGGACGCTGGAGCTCGATCCATCGCATGCGGGCGCCTGGGTGAATCTCGGGCGGCTGCTCCACGAAGCCGGAGACGCTCGCGCTGCCGCCCAGCACTATCGGAAGGCGATCGAACTGAACCCGGACAACGGGGTCGCGCTGTTCAATCTTGGCGTCGCCCTCGAGGACCTCCGGATGCCCGAGGAGGCGATCCTGGCCTACCGGACGGCGCTGGCCGCCGACGCTGCCTGCGCCGACGCGCACTACAACCTCTCCCAACTCTACGAGGCGCGGGGCGAAGGAACAGCGGCGCTGCGCCATTTGCGCACCTATCGCAAGCTGGTGCAGGCGTGA
- a CDS encoding Ku protein, whose product MRPLATGTISFGLVSIPVKLFSATESSAAISFNMLHAKCGGRVKQQYICPRDDNAVVPREEMVKGYEFAKDRYVTFTPEELKALEEKASQQIEIAEFVPSEKIDPVYFDKAYYLGPEKGADRAYRLLAEAMRRSGKTALARYAARGKQYLVQIRPLPEGGLVMQNLMYADEIRPFSEVGVEPAEVKDQELALARQIIEQISTDEFKPEKYKDDVRTRIQEQIQRKVEGQEIQIEQPAAPQTQIIDLMEALKASLAAKGLGPARESAPAPARPEERKPAKRAAGEAKAEKKASSRK is encoded by the coding sequence ATGAGGCCACTTGCTACGGGGACCATTTCCTTCGGGCTGGTTTCCATCCCGGTGAAGCTGTTCTCGGCCACCGAGTCGTCGGCGGCGATCTCGTTCAACATGCTGCACGCCAAGTGCGGTGGCCGGGTCAAGCAGCAGTACATCTGCCCGCGCGACGACAATGCGGTGGTCCCGCGCGAGGAGATGGTGAAGGGGTATGAGTTCGCCAAGGACCGCTACGTCACCTTCACGCCGGAAGAGTTGAAGGCGCTGGAGGAGAAAGCGTCACAGCAGATCGAAATCGCCGAATTCGTTCCCAGCGAGAAGATCGATCCTGTCTACTTCGACAAGGCCTACTACCTCGGACCGGAGAAAGGCGCCGATCGCGCCTACCGGCTGCTGGCGGAGGCGATGCGGCGCAGCGGCAAGACCGCGCTGGCGCGCTACGCCGCCCGCGGCAAGCAGTACCTGGTGCAGATCCGGCCGCTGCCCGAAGGCGGCCTGGTGATGCAGAATCTCATGTACGCCGACGAGATCCGCCCGTTCTCGGAAGTCGGCGTCGAGCCCGCCGAGGTGAAGGACCAGGAGCTGGCGCTGGCGCGGCAGATCATCGAGCAGATCTCGACCGACGAGTTCAAGCCCGAGAAGTACAAGGACGACGTGCGCACGCGCATCCAGGAGCAGATCCAGCGAAAGGTCGAGGGGCAGGAGATCCAGATCGAGCAGCCCGCCGCGCCGCAGACGCAGATCATCGATCTGATGGAGGCGCTCAAGGCTTCGCTGGCCGCCAAGGGCCTCGGTCCGGCAAGGGAGAGCGCGCCCGCGCCGGCGAGGCCCGAAGAGCGGAAGCCGGCCAAGCGCGCCGCCGGCGAGGCCAAGGCGGAGAAAAAGGCTTCTTCCCGGAAGTAG
- the ligD gene encoding DNA ligase D, which yields MAGRIPAQAVGRSHPGADGRGSSAARRFCRAKTQRFAHALRPATRVGRRAQVLGGAARSASGSGREKAGNADRGSPGRVRGLRGGHSGRGIRRWSHDRLGPRAVASGRRPARGSQGRQAALRAEGLQAEGDVDVGSDQGRDGKGVVADQGDRRRARAPRRRRALRRLFHPFRSRGRGAARARQAGGGDARALRGAEGPAAPGGWGGRAADAGRAAQRPVRRPRHDGARPRIFYRRGADATAVFPDLARALLALPAERFIADGEIAVLDDTGRPVFQRLQKRALLTAPRDVERAAAELPATLFLFDLLAFEDFDLRTLPLIERKKLLLQLVPAAGPIRAVDYVEGQGRALYASVRELGLEGIVAKRAQSAYRSGRFRDWQKIRIDRVGDFAVVGFTRAEGSRTGFGSVHVAVQNTEGLVYVGKVGGGFSEKELTSARAELEALRLDKPPCMGPLPGGRGHTWVQPKLVVEVRYKEITEDGLLRQPTFLRFRSDKAPAECIEPGAPPVTLLPREVPFSNLDKVFWPEDGYTKGDLIDYYRAVSPWLLPYLRDRPVVLTRYPDGIAGKSFFQKDAPDYVPAWVRTARVWSEEGGRDIDFFVCEDVDTLLYVINLGTIPLHLWASRMAKPQHPDWSIIDLDPKTAPFEDVVTLANAVHELCEEIGLPSFCKTSGQKGLHVLLPVGGQLTHAQSTTLAELIARAVESRFPRIATIERHIPSRKGRVYLDYLQNGHGKTIAGPFSARPVQGATVSMPLKWSEVNGKLDPRKFTLKTAPARMKKLRQDPLQPVLELSPDLQAALARLAGKLR from the coding sequence ATTGCTGGACGAATACCGGCGCAAGCGGTCGGCCGATCGCACCCCGGAGCCGATGGGCGCGGGAGCAGCGCGGCCCGGCGTTTTTGTCGTGCAAAAACACAGCGCTTCGCGCATGCATTACGACCTGCGACTCGAGTGGGACGGCGTGCTCAAGTCCTGGGCGGTGCCGCGCGGTCCGCATCCGGATCCGGCCGAGAAAAGGCTGGCAATGCAGACCGAGGATCACCCGGTCGAGTACGCGGACTTCGAGGGGGTCATTCCGGACGGGGAATACGGCGCTGGTCCCATGATCGTCTGGGACCGCGGGCTGTGGCGTCCGGTCGGAGACCCGCCCGAGGGAGTCAGGGCCGGCAAGCTGCTCTTCGAGCTGAAGGGCTTCAAGCTGAAGGGGATGTGGACGTTGGTTCGGATCAAGGGCGAGACGGGAAAGGAGTGGTTGCTGATCAAGGAGACCGGCGACGGGCACGTGCGCCGCGGCGTCGCCGAGCCCTACGAAGACTCTTCCATCCTTTCCGGTCTCGCGGTCGAGGAGCTGCGCGAGCGCGGCAAGCGGGCGGCGGGGATGCGCGCGCACTGCGAGGCGCTGAAGGCCCCGCGGCGCCCGGTGGTTGGGGAGGACGTGCAGCCGATGCTGGCCGAGCCGCGCAGCGACCCGTTCGACGACCGCGACACGACGGCGCGCGTCCGCGGATCTTCTATCGCCGCGGAGCGGACGCCACGGCGGTCTTTCCGGATCTCGCGCGCGCGTTGCTGGCGCTCCCCGCCGAGCGGTTCATTGCGGACGGAGAGATCGCGGTGCTCGACGATACCGGCCGTCCCGTCTTCCAGCGGCTGCAGAAGCGCGCGCTGCTCACCGCGCCGCGCGACGTGGAGCGCGCGGCAGCGGAGCTGCCTGCGACGCTGTTCCTCTTCGACCTTCTGGCGTTCGAGGACTTCGATCTGCGGACGCTGCCGCTGATCGAGCGGAAGAAGCTGCTGCTGCAACTCGTCCCGGCCGCGGGTCCCATTCGCGCCGTCGATTACGTCGAGGGTCAGGGCCGCGCTCTCTATGCGAGCGTGCGCGAGCTCGGTCTCGAAGGAATCGTGGCGAAGCGGGCGCAATCCGCCTACCGGAGCGGCCGATTCCGCGACTGGCAGAAGATCCGCATCGACCGCGTGGGAGATTTCGCGGTGGTGGGGTTCACGCGCGCGGAGGGATCGAGGACGGGCTTCGGCTCCGTCCACGTCGCCGTGCAGAACACGGAGGGTCTCGTCTACGTGGGGAAGGTCGGCGGCGGCTTCAGCGAGAAGGAGCTCACGTCCGCGCGCGCCGAGCTCGAAGCGCTGCGGCTGGACAAGCCGCCCTGCATGGGACCGCTTCCGGGCGGCCGCGGGCACACCTGGGTGCAGCCGAAGCTGGTGGTCGAGGTGCGCTACAAGGAGATCACCGAGGACGGGCTCTTGCGACAGCCGACGTTCCTCAGGTTCCGCAGCGACAAGGCGCCCGCCGAATGCATCGAGCCGGGGGCGCCGCCCGTGACGCTGTTGCCGCGCGAAGTCCCGTTCAGCAACCTGGACAAGGTCTTCTGGCCCGAGGACGGTTACACCAAGGGTGACCTGATCGATTACTACCGCGCGGTCTCTCCGTGGCTGCTCCCGTACCTTCGCGACCGCCCCGTGGTACTGACGCGATATCCCGACGGGATCGCCGGCAAGAGCTTCTTCCAGAAGGATGCTCCCGATTACGTTCCCGCGTGGGTGCGGACCGCGAGAGTCTGGAGCGAGGAGGGTGGCCGGGACATCGACTTCTTCGTCTGCGAGGACGTCGACACCCTCCTGTACGTCATCAATCTCGGCACCATCCCGCTGCATCTCTGGGCATCGCGGATGGCGAAGCCACAGCATCCGGACTGGAGCATCATCGACCTCGACCCGAAGACCGCGCCGTTCGAGGACGTGGTGACGCTGGCCAACGCCGTGCACGAGTTGTGCGAGGAGATCGGACTGCCCAGCTTCTGCAAGACCAGCGGGCAGAAGGGGCTCCACGTCCTGTTGCCGGTGGGAGGCCAGCTCACGCACGCGCAGTCGACGACGCTGGCGGAGCTGATCGCGCGAGCTGTCGAGTCCCGGTTTCCGAGGATCGCCACCATCGAGCGGCACATCCCTTCGCGCAAAGGGCGCGTCTATCTCGACTACCTGCAGAACGGGCACGGCAAGACCATCGCGGGCCCGTTCAGCGCGCGGCCCGTGCAAGGCGCGACGGTCTCGATGCCGCTCAAGTGGAGCGAAGTGAACGGCAAGCTCGACCCGCGCAAGTTCACGCTGAAGACCGCGCCGGCCCGGATGAAGAAGCTGCGCCAGGATCCGCTGCAGCCGGTGCTCGAGCTCAGTCCCGACCTGCAGGCGGCCCTCGCACGGCTCGCAGGCAAGCTGAGATGA
- a CDS encoding alpha/beta hydrolase has protein sequence MILRRPDGAFCLYVLAHGAGAGMRHPFLEKLSVALASFHIATLRYEFPYMEEGRRRIDPPAVLHERVREVVAAAAKEGLPLFAGGKSMGGRMTSQAQALAPLPNVLGLAFVGFPLHPAGKRGVERAAHLREVAVPMLFLQGTRDELAHLDLLRPTVERLPRTTLHIVDDADHSFHVRKKSGRGDPEVLTELAQTFARWAQRTIGDSSSRASRSAGSR, from the coding sequence ATGATCCTCCGGCGCCCCGACGGCGCTTTCTGCCTGTACGTGCTCGCACATGGCGCTGGTGCCGGAATGCGCCATCCCTTTCTCGAAAAGCTGTCCGTAGCGCTGGCATCATTCCACATCGCGACGCTGCGGTACGAGTTTCCTTACATGGAAGAAGGGCGGCGGCGCATCGATCCGCCTGCGGTCCTGCACGAACGCGTCCGCGAGGTGGTGGCTGCCGCGGCGAAGGAAGGACTTCCGCTCTTCGCCGGAGGCAAGTCGATGGGCGGCCGGATGACCTCGCAGGCCCAGGCGCTCGCGCCGCTCCCAAACGTGCTCGGGCTCGCGTTCGTCGGCTTTCCGCTCCATCCGGCCGGCAAGCGCGGCGTCGAGCGGGCCGCGCATCTGCGCGAAGTCGCGGTTCCCATGCTTTTTTTGCAGGGCACGCGCGACGAGCTGGCGCATCTCGATCTGCTGCGGCCCACCGTGGAGCGCCTGCCCCGGACGACGCTCCACATCGTCGATGACGCAGACCATTCGTTCCATGTGCGCAAGAAGAGCGGGCGCGGCGATCCCGAGGTCCTGACCGAGCTGGCGCAGACGTTCGCGCGCTGGGCTCAGCGGACGATCGGCGACTCGTCGAGCCGCGCGAGCAGGTCGGCTGGATCGCGATAG
- a CDS encoding HAD family hydrolase: MTAEALLFDIDGTLVDSVDLHARAWEEAFEHFGRRISLAKIRAQIGKGADELLKTLLPPEEFEKRGEEIDRWRSDLYKRKYLGQVRAFPRVRELFQELLRRKLRIALASSAKGDELARYKQIAGIDDLIDAETSSDDAERSKPNPDIFAVALKGLGGDVRKDRVLVVGDSPWDAIAAGRLGVRTLGVLCGGFPEAELRKAGCIAIYRDPADLLARLDESPIVR, translated from the coding sequence ATGACCGCAGAAGCGCTGCTCTTCGACATCGACGGCACCCTCGTGGACTCGGTCGACCTGCACGCCCGTGCATGGGAGGAGGCGTTCGAGCACTTCGGCAGGCGCATTTCCTTAGCGAAGATTCGCGCGCAGATCGGCAAGGGCGCCGACGAGCTGCTGAAGACGCTGCTCCCGCCGGAGGAATTCGAAAAGCGCGGCGAGGAGATCGATCGGTGGCGCTCCGATCTCTACAAGCGGAAGTACCTCGGCCAGGTGCGCGCATTCCCGCGCGTACGGGAGCTCTTCCAGGAGCTGCTCCGGCGCAAGCTCCGGATCGCGCTGGCCTCGTCGGCCAAGGGAGACGAACTCGCGCGGTACAAGCAGATTGCCGGCATCGACGACTTGATCGACGCGGAGACGAGCAGCGACGACGCCGAGCGCAGCAAGCCGAATCCCGACATCTTCGCCGTGGCGCTCAAGGGACTCGGCGGCGATGTGCGCAAGGATCGCGTGCTCGTCGTCGGCGACTCGCCCTGGGACGCCATTGCCGCCGGCCGCCTCGGCGTGCGCACCCTTGGAGTGCTCTGTGGCGGGTTTCCGGAGGCGGAATTGCGGAAGGCGGGCTGCATCGCGATCTATCGCGATCCAGCCGACCTGCTCGCGCGGCTCGACGAGTCGCCGATCGTCCGCTGA
- a CDS encoding methyltransferase domain-containing protein — translation MQSFEHLLACPRCRGPLRALHCDACGAQYDAPGGIPALRLDGDARTEQVRSFYATAPFPGYGPRDSYAGLRARASRSAFARSLDAAIPDDASVLEMGCGTGQLSLFLAGAGRLVIGADLTRAALELAQGAANRFGVGGVRFVETDVHAPGLRKEGFDVVVCNGVLHHTPDPRASFAALSGLVRPGGVIVVGLYNALARLPLRARRVVARLSNYRWIPGDRVLRDRFREPDRREAWIRDQYRHVEEHRHTLGEVRGWFRDVGITWLRAYPSTLLDDEANELFAQEDDWALERMVAQVRWMRSLGHEGGLFAAVGAKP, via the coding sequence ATGCAATCTTTTGAGCATCTTCTCGCCTGTCCGCGCTGCCGCGGCCCGCTCCGCGCGCTGCACTGCGATGCGTGTGGTGCCCAATACGACGCGCCAGGCGGCATTCCCGCTCTACGGCTCGACGGCGACGCGCGAACCGAGCAGGTTCGCAGCTTCTATGCGACGGCGCCCTTTCCCGGATACGGGCCCCGCGACAGCTACGCCGGCCTGCGAGCGCGCGCTTCGCGGAGCGCATTTGCGCGCAGCCTCGACGCCGCCATTCCGGACGATGCCTCGGTGCTGGAAATGGGGTGCGGCACCGGCCAGCTCAGCCTGTTCCTGGCTGGTGCTGGCCGCCTGGTGATCGGCGCCGATCTGACGCGCGCGGCGCTGGAGCTCGCGCAAGGCGCGGCGAACCGATTCGGTGTCGGCGGCGTCCGGTTCGTCGAGACGGACGTTCACGCGCCGGGCCTTCGCAAGGAAGGTTTCGACGTGGTGGTGTGCAACGGAGTTCTCCACCACACGCCCGATCCGCGCGCTTCGTTTGCCGCCCTTTCGGGACTGGTACGCCCCGGCGGCGTAATCGTGGTCGGGCTCTACAACGCGCTCGCGCGCCTGCCGCTTCGCGCTCGCCGCGTGGTAGCGCGCCTGAGCAACTATCGCTGGATTCCCGGCGATCGCGTCCTGCGCGACCGCTTCCGCGAGCCCGATCGGCGCGAGGCGTGGATCCGCGATCAGTACAGGCACGTCGAAGAGCACCGGCACACCCTCGGCGAAGTGCGCGGCTGGTTTCGCGATGTGGGGATCACCTGGTTGCGCGCCTATCCAAGCACGCTGCTGGACGACGAGGCGAACGAGCTCTTCGCGCAGGAGGACGACTGGGCGCTCGAGCGGATGGTGGCGCAAGTGCGGTGGATGCGGAGCCTCGGGCACGAAGGCGGCCTCTTCGCGGCGGTCGGAGCGAAGCCGTAA
- a CDS encoding carbamoyl transferase gives MRILGISAHYHDSAAALLIDGMPICAVQEERLSRRKNDAAFPLSAIEWCLEQGHLEPEQLDAVVFYEKPMLKFDRILTIALRGFPRTWRSFPRAMQNALGGKLWVKGIIASRLGVRSDRILFCEHHQSHAATAFLTAPVQRAAILTADGVGEWATLTLGRGDIDDDGQARIGISRELRFPHSLGMLYSTFTAYLGFPVNEGEYKVMGLAAYGRPAFEDLLWRIVRRTPDGGIALDLSYFDYHESARRGWSRKLVDALGPPRDPRDPIDLSTPEGQRCADVAASVQLVVEEILVDLARQLQRETGLPDLCLGGGVALNGVANARILRESGFSNLYVPPAPGDAGCAIGAALYADRIHFGRRHGAFPDHPYWGPVVDASELAHIAAEDGFEAHRLTEPELLPRIAEELAQGRIVGWMQGACELGPRALGNRSILAAPHDASMREHLNRSIKYREEFRPFAPAVPIELADRYFELPRGGARLARFMSGVFPVRTEWRERLAAVTHVDGTARVQTVDPSMAPRFHALLHAYGARTGIPVLLNTSFNLSGEPIVNRAVEGYSTFRRSDIDLLVAGDALVTKRRSAQTLPEVA, from the coding sequence ATGCGCATCCTGGGCATCTCGGCGCACTACCACGATTCCGCGGCGGCATTGCTGATCGACGGGATGCCGATCTGCGCCGTCCAGGAGGAGCGGCTCTCGCGCCGCAAGAATGACGCCGCGTTCCCGCTCTCCGCGATCGAGTGGTGCCTCGAGCAGGGGCACCTCGAACCGGAGCAGCTCGACGCAGTGGTCTTCTACGAAAAACCGATGCTGAAGTTCGATCGCATCCTGACCATCGCCCTGCGCGGCTTCCCGCGCACGTGGCGCAGCTTTCCGCGCGCCATGCAGAACGCGCTGGGCGGCAAGCTCTGGGTCAAGGGGATCATCGCCTCGCGGCTCGGCGTCCGCTCGGACCGGATCCTGTTCTGCGAGCATCACCAGTCCCACGCCGCGACCGCCTTTCTCACGGCTCCTGTGCAGCGCGCCGCGATCCTCACTGCCGACGGCGTGGGCGAGTGGGCAACGTTGACCCTCGGCCGCGGCGACATCGACGACGACGGGCAGGCTCGAATCGGGATCTCGCGCGAGCTGCGCTTCCCGCACTCGCTGGGCATGCTCTATTCGACGTTCACTGCGTATCTCGGCTTTCCCGTGAACGAGGGTGAGTACAAGGTGATGGGCCTCGCCGCCTACGGACGCCCCGCGTTCGAGGATTTGCTCTGGCGGATCGTGCGGCGCACTCCAGACGGCGGGATCGCGCTCGATCTCTCGTATTTCGACTATCACGAGAGTGCGCGACGAGGCTGGTCACGCAAGCTCGTCGACGCTCTGGGGCCGCCGAGGGATCCCCGCGATCCGATCGACCTTTCGACACCGGAAGGCCAGCGCTGCGCCGATGTCGCAGCCAGCGTCCAGCTCGTCGTGGAAGAGATTCTCGTCGACCTCGCGCGGCAGCTGCAGCGTGAGACCGGCCTCCCCGATCTCTGCCTCGGCGGCGGCGTCGCGCTGAACGGCGTGGCCAATGCGCGAATCCTCCGCGAGTCGGGATTCAGCAACCTGTACGTTCCACCCGCTCCCGGCGACGCCGGGTGCGCCATCGGCGCGGCCCTCTACGCGGACCGGATCCACTTCGGCAGGCGGCACGGCGCGTTTCCCGATCATCCTTACTGGGGACCGGTGGTCGACGCGAGCGAGCTGGCGCACATCGCTGCCGAAGACGGCTTCGAGGCGCATCGCTTGACGGAACCAGAGCTGCTGCCGCGCATCGCGGAGGAGCTCGCGCAGGGGCGCATCGTGGGTTGGATGCAGGGCGCCTGCGAGCTGGGTCCGCGCGCTCTGGGCAACCGCAGCATCCTCGCGGCGCCCCACGACGCTTCCATGCGCGAGCACCTCAACCGCAGCATCAAGTACCGGGAGGAATTCCGTCCTTTCGCGCCGGCGGTCCCGATCGAGCTTGCGGACCGCTACTTCGAGCTTCCGCGGGGAGGAGCGCGGCTTGCGCGCTTCATGTCCGGCGTGTTCCCGGTGCGGACGGAATGGCGTGAGCGGCTGGCCGCCGTCACGCACGTCGACGGGACCGCGCGCGTCCAGACCGTCGATCCGTCGATGGCGCCACGCTTTCACGCACTGCTTCATGCCTACGGCGCGCGGACCGGCATTCCGGTGCTGCTGAACACCAGCTTCAACCTCTCGGGTGAGCCCATCGTGAACCGCGCCGTCGAAGGATATTCCACGTTCCGACGCAGCGACATCGATCTGCTGGTCGCGGGGGACGCCCTGGTGACGAAGCGCCGCTCGGCCCAGACGCTTCCGGAGGTCGCATGA